A genomic stretch from Erigeron canadensis isolate Cc75 chromosome 9, C_canadensis_v1, whole genome shotgun sequence includes:
- the LOC122581471 gene encoding OVARIAN TUMOR DOMAIN-containing deubiquitinating enzyme 4, which produces MIACSRIGTLAKYIVHPSGSRQSVMPQSSSSAYCFHLSLGCAKPSYVTKDTRQSLIRSESANQRSNLQFSTIKIAMRLRRGQHKARIDLSARSSNMNLRLLFPKQGIISRMKWSLVPGQWWQGCTVAGLGLGLSICNSTSEPVHAEAKENKVDESSSSSTNYSHGKQVHTDYSVIGIPGDGRCLFRAVAHGACIRSGKPAPSESLQRELADELRARVADEFVKRREETEWFIEGNFDSYVSQIRKTHVWGGEPELLMASHVLKMPISVYMNDKDSGGLISIAEYGHEYGKEDPIRVLYHGFGHYDALHIPGKKDSRSRL; this is translated from the exons ATGATTGCTTGTTCTCGCATAGGAACCTTAGCGAAATATATCGTGCACCCAAGTGGCTCCAGGCAAAGTGTGATGCCCCAATCTTCATCAAGTGCATATTGTTTTCATCTCTCACTTGGGTGTGCCAAACCAAGTTATGTTACAAAGGACACCCGCCAATCTCTTATCAGGTCAGAATCTGCTAACCAGAGGAGTAACTTGCAGTTTTCCACTATCAAAATCGCAATGCGTTTGAGACGAGGTCAACACAAGGCACGGATTGATCTTTCGGCCAGATCCAGCAATATGAACTTGAGGCTTTTATTTCCAAAACAAGGGATTATTTCAAGAATGAAATGGAGTTTGGTACCTGGTCAGTGGTGGCAAGGATGTACTGTAGCTGGACTTGGATTGGGATTGTCCATTTGTAATTCAACTTCTGAGCCAGTACATGCCGAAGCCAAAGAGAACAAAGTAGATGAAAGTAGTTCCTCTTCTACCAATTATTCACATGGAAAGCAAGTCCACACAGACTATTCAGTTATAG GAATTCCTGGAGACGGGAGATGTTTGTTTCGAGCTGTTGCTCATGGAGCATGTATACGATCAGGGAAGCCTGCTCCCAGTGAGAGCCTTCAAAGAGAGTTAGCCGATGAATTACGTGCCAGG GTAGCAGATGAATTTGTCAAGAGACGTGAAGAGACAGAATG GTTTATTGAAGGTAACTTTGACTCTTATGTGTCACAAATAAGGAAGACACATGTATGGGGAGGCGAACCCGAGTTGCTCATGGCTTCTCATGTTCTCAA GATGCCGATTTCAGTGTACATGAACGACAAGGATTCAGGTGGCCTCATATCCATTGCTGAATATGGTCATGAGTACGGTAAGGAAGACCCTATCAGAGTATTGTACCACGGCTTTGGCCATTATGATGCTTTGCATATTCCTGGTAAAAAGGATTCACGATCCAGACTTTAG